TACGTCGTGGGCGAGCTCGCGGGCGGCGTCTTCCGCTCGGACGCCACGGACCTCCGCCCGCTCGACCACGGCCGCGACCTGTACGCGGGTGTCACCTTCGACAGCGCCCCGGGCGGTGCCGCGGTGATGCTGGGGTGGATGAGCAACTGGCGGTACGCCCACGTCGTACCCACCGCGCCCTGGCGCGGAGCCATGTCGCTGGCGCGGACGCTCGGTCTGCGCCGCATCGACGGGGCGTTGCACCTCGTGCAGCGGCCCGTCCTTCCCCCCACCGCCACGGGCGATGCGGCCCTGCTCACCGTCGAGCCGCACGCGGTGATCGAGGTGGCCTGGGACCCCGCCGCGACGGGAGCCGTGCGCGTGCGGCTTACCGGAGAAGGGGATGCCACGGTCGACGTCGTCCACGATCCCGGTGCCCGCACCCTCAGCGTCGCCCGAACGGGTTCCGCCGCGGAGGCCCTTCACCCCGACTTCCCCGGCGAGCGCGCGGCGCCCCTCGTGGGGGCGGCGGGTGCGCTGACGCTCGTGATCGACGGCCCGCTGCTGGAGGTGTTCGCCGACGACGGCGCCACGGTGCTCTCGCACCTGGTGACCCTCGGTGGCGGGCCGCTCACCGTCTCGGTCACCGCCGAGACCGCGGTCGTCCCCGCCGTGCGCGTCAGCGCGGTCGGCGACATCACCGCCCAGGAAGGTCCCGCGGCTCCGGCGGCCGCGTGACCGCTGTCTCCCCGAACCGCCGGCCACCACCCGGCGGGTGCGTCGTCGCGCCCGCCGATCACGAGGAAGTGAGAAGCACCATGCCGTTCGAGATCTCCCGTCGCGCCCTCCTGCAGGGCGCCGGGGCCGGGGCCTTCGGCCTCGCCCTGGCCTCCGTCGCTCCCCCGGCCGCCCAGGCCCAGACCGCATCGCAGCGCGCGGTGTTCCACATGACGCCGCCCGCCGCGTGGCTGTGCGACCCGCAGCGCCCCATCGTCTCGGGCGGGCAGTACCAGCTCTACTACCTGCACTCCGACGTGAACAACGGACCCGGCGGATGGGACCACGCCACCACCGACGGCGTGAGCTTCACGCACCACGGCACGGTGATGCCGCTCACGAACGGCGTGCCGGTGTGGTCGGGGTGCCTCGTCGTCGACACCGCGAACACCGCCGGATTCGGGGCGGGGGCCGTGATCGCCCTCGCCACCCGACCGACCGACGGCATTCGCAAGTACCAGGAGCAGTACCTGTACTCCTCGCACGAC
The DNA window shown above is from Microbacterium proteolyticum and carries:
- a CDS encoding glycoside hydrolase family 32 protein → MSLPRPRFHLTPSRNWMNDPNGLVFTGDRWHAFFQYNPEGNDWGNMSWGHASSADLLHWDEHPVALPHRPREQIFSGSVVASPGDTLTAYYTSAYDRGIQAQSRATSVDGGFTWTPDAANPVLDRSSSDFRDPKVVRIPGGGWLMLTVEAVERRVVFYASDDLLAWREAGSFGPLGPEGVVWECPDLVHLPVEGTAERAWVLLLSTNPVGDDADPAGSAMHYVVGELAGGVFRSDATDLRPLDHGRDLYAGVTFDSAPGGAAVMLGWMSNWRYAHVVPTAPWRGAMSLARTLGLRRIDGALHLVQRPVLPPTATGDAALLTVEPHAVIEVAWDPAATGAVRVRLTGEGDATVDVVHDPGARTLSVARTGSAAEALHPDFPGERAAPLVGAAGALTLVIDGPLLEVFADDGATVLSHLVTLGGGPLTVSVTAETAVVPAVRVSAVGDITAQEGPAAPAAA